The Deltaproteobacteria bacterium genomic sequence GCCCATGTTCACCTATTATTTCAATCTGGGCGGCAATATCGTTCCCTACCTCACGGCTGGGACCGGGATCATGTATAAAGACCTTCGTGGTCTCCGCCTTGGAGGGCATTTTACGTTCATGGAGACCGCAGGGGTGGGAATCGCCTATTTCGTCAGTAAGGATGTTTCCCTCAGCGCGGAATGGCGTTTTCGCCACATGTCGAACGCTGGTATCTATAATGACAATGTTGGCTTGAATTCTAGTCAGGTCATGGCAGGATTTTCGTATTACCTGCCCAATTAACGAGTACAGGTAGGCAGGTAGAGAAAATGGCGAATCAAGAGAAAAGGCCGCCTGCCAATGAAACTCGCGAGCAGCGCGACAATCGTTGGTGGGTGGACCAAGGGAAGAGTCGAGAGTCCGTTAAGCCGGAGCCCCGACCCGCTCTGGCGGGAGCGCAGTTCTTCCGTACGGTCGAAGGCTACGACCAAGAACAAGCACGCGAACATCTGACCGATCTCAACTGCAAACTCTTGGCGCAAGCGACTCTGGTGCCGGGCGAATGGGCCTATCTGGCGCTGTTGGCCGAACGCTCTCCCGCCAAAGAGATCGAACGCATTAAACGCGGTCTGCCGCTGCCGCCGCAGGCCTCTGGAGTCATCGTCGATTCCGGGCATGCGCTACGGGCCATTGTGACCGGCACGCCCGCCAACGAACGCATCCTCGAGTTCAACTTCATCGATGAAGCGTCGTTCGACTGCTGGATTCGTGGAGAATGGGTGCGTGAGGAAGTATTCAAGGACAAGTTCAAACTCCTGCAAAACGCGCCGGAATTGCTCCAGCACTACCTGGAAAAAGATCTGATCGAGCAAGAACAGTTCTTCCATGCCCCGCGCTCGGGCGTGGTCGCTCCCGCCCGCACCGAATGGTGAGTGCGGACTCGTTGGTTTTCGTTATTGCACACAGGGCGCTTTGCTGCGGTCGATCCGCGAGCCGAAGGATTCGTCGGGGAAATCGCTGAAGAAGGAGGGTGTAGGTCATGCCTACAGTGACAGCGAATAACTACGTAATGCACTACGAGGTCGATGATTTTACCGACCCATGGAAATCTCCCGAAACGATCTGGATTCAACATGGCTTCGGGCGGAGTTCACAATTCTGGTATCACTGGGTGCCGCTGCTGGCGGGCAAGTATCGGGTGCTCCGTCGGGATATGCGCGGCCATGGGCAGTCCGCCGATCCAGGCGCGGACTATGTCTGGTCGGTCGAGGCTCTGCTCAATGACATGAAAGGCTTCCTGGATGCGCAGGGAATCGACAAGGTCCACTACGTTGGCGAGTCCGTCGGCGGGATTCTCGGCATTGCCTTTGCCACCCGCTGGCCGGAGCGGTTCAAAAGTTTGACGCTCTGCTCCACGCCCACCGCGATCCGCCCGCATATCCAACGCCTGTTCGCCGTGGGACACGAAGATTGGCACACGGCCCTCGGGAAACTTGGCGCTGCGGGGTGGGCGAAGGCGTTATTGGGACAAGGTGGCGGCCTTGGCGTCGCCAACGTCGATCAGGGAAAAATAGACTGGATTCTTAGGGAATGGGGCAAAACCCGCACCCACGTCCTTCAAGGCTTGTGTCGGCTCGTGCCGAACGTGGATGTCGAGCCCATATTGGAACAGGTCAAAGTGCCGACCTTGGTCCTGGCTCCGACACGGAGTCCGCTGCTCCCGCTGACCGAGTCGGTCATGATCCGCGATCAGATTCCAGGCGCGCAAATCGTCACCATCGACGGTCACGGCCACGAGATTTACCTCGACCGGGCGCAAGAGTGCACCGCCGCGCTCCTGTCGTTTATTCGATCCCTGTGAGGGTGGACGAACCGGCACCAGCCGCTCCGAGGAGAACCATCATGATGCAGTCCGCGACTACCGCTGCTCGGTCTCATCTGTTTACGGTCGACGAGTACCACAAAATGGGGGAAAGCGGCATCTTGACCGAAGATGACCGCGTGGAACTGATCGAAGGGGAGCTAGTCGATATGCCACCGATCGGAAGCGACCATGCAGGAATCGTCATCTTATTAACCGCCATGCTCACTGTACCGCTCTCCGGCAGGGCGCTCCTTTCTACACAAAATCCGGTACGGTTAGGAAAGCGTTCCGAACCCCAGCCCGACATAGCGATCTTACGCCCGAGAAAAGATTTTTACCGTAATTCTCACCCTCAACCGAAAGATGTGCTCTTGCTCATCGAAGTAGCGGATACGACAGTCCGTTATGATCGAGAGGTGAAAATCCCGCTCTACGGACGTGCTAGCGTGCCCGAAGTCTGGCTGATCGATATACGGGAGAGACGGGCCGAAGTGCATCTTCAGCCGAGCCGTGACGGCTACCGGCAAGTGCTGCGGCCTGCCAATAAGGAACGGCTTGCGCTGTCCTTGTTACCGGATGTGTCGATCGCGATTGCCGATCTGTGGTCATAAGACCACGCGTAACCCGTGAGCAAAAAATAGAGGAGGAAGCCATGTCGCGAACTGGCCAACGCTTACGCCAGATGTTGAGTGGAGCGGACATGGTCGTGGCACCATTCGTCTTCTTCGTGTTGGCTTGCAATGGGGGAAGGCAATCGGGATAATAACGACTCACGGAGCGGGAGCTGGAGAGCAGGAGGGAATCGATGGCGGAAAAAAGTGTGACCGAAAAAATTCTCAACGTGCTGCGACCCTATGCTTCCCATTGGGGCGGCGCTCTCGGACGTGGCGATTTAGTGATTCCGCAACGGGAAATCCCGCGCGTCATCCACGAGATCATCGACTCCGTCCGTGAAGTAGCCGAAGGGCGTCGCGAGGCATCCGACCTGGATGTGTTCCAGGTGTTGAAGGACAGTCGTCATCTTGCGTCGATTCAAGATCAGGTCGGTCGGATGAAAGACCATTTTGTCGTGCTCAAGCGCCAATCGTAAGGCCGCCTCTTTCGCCATACCCTTCCCACTCCGATCAATCGGCGCTGCCGCCGCTCTCCATACTCTCATGAATCCGGCTTTTTCTGCCCACTTGGTCAATGGTCCGTTCGGGGACCCCGGCCTATATATCCATCTCCAGTGGGAGGGACGTGCTCTGCTGTTCGACTTGGGACAGAACGACGCTTTGCCGTTTGCGGAATTGCTCCGCGTGACCCATGTGTTCGTGTCGCATTGTCACATGGATCACTTCATCGGCTTCGACCGCTTACTGCGCGCTTTCTTGGCCCGCGACAAGAAACTGGTCCTCTGTGGGCCGCCCGGCATCATCGACTGTGTCGATGGCAAGCTCCGTGGCTATACCTGGAACCTCGTGGACAACTACGGCTTTGCCCTCGAAGTGTTGGAGGTTGCGCCCGATGGTATCCGTCGGGTGGTGTTTCCCGCCGGGAATGCCTTTCGTCCCGAGCCTCTGCCGGACTTGCCCTTCGTGAACGGCGTCGTACTCGAAGAGCCGGCCTTTTTAGTACGCACAGCACATCTAGATCACAAGATTTTTTCGTTAGGGTTCGCCTTAGAAGAAAAAAGCCATCTCAATGTCGATGCGGACCTGTTGGCGAGCATGGAGGTGCAGACCGGGCCGTGGCTTGCCGAACTCAAACGTGCGCTGCGCGAGCATGCCCCCGATGACTTCGTCGTGACCGCACGCTGGCGCGGGAAAGATGGCGTCGAGCAACAGCGGGACTTTCCCTTGGGCGCACTGCGCGGTCATGTCGTCAAAGAAACGTGCGGCCAGAAGATCGCCTATGTGGTGGACACGCTCTATAGCCCGGAGAATGCGGCGCGGATCGCCGGGCTTGCCCATGGCGCGGACGTGTTTTTCTGCGAGTCGCCGTTTCTAGATGAGGATGAAGACCAGGCGACTAAACGCTACCATTTGACGACGCGTCAGGCCGGATTACTCGCTCGTGCAGCGGAGGCAAAAAAGCTAGTAGTGTTTCATTTCTCGCCGCGCTACGCCGGGCAGAACGACCGCATCTATCGTGAGGCGCACGACGCGTTTCTCGGCGTTGGCGCGACGGTCGGCGGCGAACGCCGCAGCACCATACTCCCCGTCGAGCAGTGAGAGCTTTATGGCTATCGAGATTGCCGAGCCTGTGCGTCGCTTTATTCTTTCCCATTCTGTGGCGCGGCTGGCGACGGCGGATAGCAACGGACAGCCGCACGTCATCCCCTTTTGTTACGCCTTCGATGGTGCGCGTTTCTATTTCGTGGTTGATGAGAAACCGAAAAAGCAGACCGGCAAGCCGCTGAAACGCATTCGCAACATGTTGGAGAATCCCCAGGTGGCGCTGGTCATCGACGACTACAGCGACGATTGGACCCAACTCGCCTACGTTCTTGTCTCCGGCTCCACCCAAATGGTTCAAGACGAGACCGAGTACGACACGGCGCTGGCCTTGCTGCGAGAGCGGTATCCGCAATATCGGGCCATGCCGCTCTTCTTCACGCGCAACACGATGGTGCGGATCGTGCCGACAAAGATCCTCGCCTGGGGAAAGGTTGTCTAAACCAGACCACAAAAGATTCGTGCACTTTACGATGTCACCGTCCAGCATTGTCATTCTGAGCGGAGCGAAGAACCTGTCTTTGAGACCCTTCGCGGAGTTCATCCTGCGCTTGGCGAAGGGCTCAGGGTGACACACGAGTGGGCCAATCTCGTGTATTTCGATTTAACCTGAACCCATACAAAGGAGCTTCTCGTGGCTGAACCAGCCTTACTGTACGAAAAACGCGATGGCATTGCCTACCTGACCTTTAACCGACCGGAACGGCGCAACGCCTTCAACCCCGAGGTGATCTGCCGTCTGGCGGATGCCTGGCAAGACTATGCGGCGGATGACGCGCTTCTGGTTGCGATTATTACCGGCGCTGGCGATAAGTCATTCAGTGCCGGTGCGGATTTAGGGCGATTGACGCCATTGATGTCTGGCTCACGGCAACCGGAAGACGAGTGGGACCGACGGCTGCTAAGTAATTCCAAGCTGGGGCAAATTGCGACCTTGCGTGGGTTCCCGCTGTACAAGCCGATCATTTCCGCGATCAACGGATTCTGCTTGGCCGGTGGCTGCGAGCTAATTCAGGCAACCGACATTCGCATTGCGGTCGAGTCTGCGACCTTTGCACTCACCGAAGTGAAGTGGTCGCTGATGCCGTTTGCCGGTTCGATGGTGCGTTTGCCGCGGCAGATCGGTTTCAGCAAAGCCATGGAGATCATGCTGATCGGCGATATGTTCGACTCGCAGGAAGCGCATCGCATTGGGCTCATCAATTACGTCGTGCCGCCTGACCAATTGATGAGTAAGGCAGAAGAACTGGCGCGGAAGATTGGCGCCAATGGGCCGGTGGCCGTACGGAAAATTAAAGAAACCGTGCTGCGTGCGCTCAGCGTCTCGCTCGAAGAAGGGTTTGAGATCGAGAACGCAAACGCCCGTCTCGTGCTAGCAACAGAGGATGCTAAAGAAGGACCCCGCGCCTTCATCGAGAAGCGCAAACCGCGCTATATCGGACGCTAGCCCGCTGGCTGTGGCGATGCGGCGAAGCCTACATCATCGCCGCACCGAATTGCATGGCCAGTGCTAGATCGCCAGTGACCTTCATCGCCCCGCTCATGAAGGCTATATGCGGGGTGAGTTCCCCGTGTGCCATCTTCTGTCCATCCTCTGCTTTCATCGTCAGCACAGTCTGCGGTGCTGACGGACGCTCGCCGGTGCCGAGCTGAATGCAGAAGCTGCGCTCTCCGCCGTCCGGGAGATGCGTAAAGGTAAATTGGAGCAATCCTTTCAGCATCTTCAGTCGCTCGATCCGCGACTTGGTCAATTCGCCTTGGCTGTTGCGCGCGCCAGGGCCAAACACCCCGGCATCCGCTGCTGTCGCCGCCGCCCAGTCGAAATAAGCGCGCGACTGGTACACCGTCATGAGTGGCGGAAATACGGCGTCCGCCGAGACGGTCATCTCGCCGCCATCGGTGTTCAGATGCCAGACACCGCCACCGTCGCCTTCCACCACGACGCGAACCGTGACTTGCGCCTGTAGGCGATCTTGGAGTTGCTGTTCGAGCGTGCGGATTTGTTGCCGGAGTTCTTCGATGCGGCGGCTGAATTGCGGAGCGACGTTGTTGTGGAAGAAGGTTTCCGGGGAAAGAGGGCCAGGGGTTGAAGCAGGTTCGTTTGGCATTGGAGACTCCTCACGTGTTCTGTAGCGCCTCGCGGATAACGGTAACCGCATGGTCAATTTCTGCCGGAGAAATGATGAGCGGCGGTGCCAGACGGACAACCGTGTCACGGTGGAGTGTCCAACCGAGAATGACACCTGCGGCAAAACAGCGCTGAACAAAGCTTTTGGTCGCCTCCGGCGCATGAAATTCCAGGGCGATCAACAATCCGCGACCACGGACAGCGGTCAATCCTCCAGTGCCCAGGGACTCGCGCAGACGTGCAAGGAAGGCGTCTCCTTTGGTTTGCGCTTGTTGGGGGAGATTGTCTCGCAAAAGGACTTGGAGGGCGGCGAGCCCAGCCGCGCAGCATACCGGATGACCGCCGAACGTCGTGACATGAGCGAGCGGCGGGTCGTGCGTGAGCGTGTGCATGATCTCCGGCGTGCTCATGAATGCCCCCAACGGCATACCGCCACCCAGGGCTTTGGCAAGGACGAGAATATCGGGAACCACCTGCCAGTGCTCGCACGCGAACAACCGACCCGTGCGCCCGAAGCCGGTAATCACTTCATCGAAGATCAGCAGCGCGCCGACTTCGTGACAGCGCGCACGTAACCGTTGCAGAAAACCGTCGCTGGGAATGCGTACCCCACCTTCGCCTTGAATCGGCTCGATGAGCACCGCCGCCACCGTGTCGTCGATCGTCTCCAGCGCATGGAGGTCATCGAAGGGAAGAAACGTGACGGTAGGCAGCAAAGGCTCGAAGGGTGCCCGATAGACCGGGTTGCCGCCGACGGACAAAGCACCGAAGGTATCGCCATGAAAACTGCCGAGAAAGCTCACGAAGCGCGCACGACCGGTGTATTTGCGGGCGGTCTTTAACGCTCCTTCGATGGCTTCCGCGCCGCTGTTGGTGAAGTAGGTGACCGATAATGGCGACGGCGCGATGCGCGCCAATTGCTCGGCGAGTTGCACCTGTGGCTCTTGAATGTGCTCGCCATACACCATGGTGTGTAAGTAACGGTCGGCTTGGTGTTTGACCGCCTGGACGACTTCGGGATGAGCATGCCCCACACTGGCGACGCCGATGCCGGAGAGCAAGTCGAGATATTCTCGTCCGCTCTTGTCCACGATGACGCACCCGTGCGCGCTTTCGACCTCAATGCCAAGCGGTTCTGACGAGGTTTGTGCGACATGGCGGAGAAAATTGTTCCGCAGATAACTCATACGCGGAGAACCATACGTGAGCGATTCTGCGTCAGCAATGATCCGTAGGGGCACGGCACGCCGTGCCTCTGTAACTGGCGGCTATGGAAGTTCAGTTTCTGTCCAGCGCACCAAATCGGCGATCCGCGGTCGCCCGCCGTGCCGCCAACTGAGCGGCGGTGTTTGCATGGTGCCGATCTGGCACACGCGGCTGACACAAGCGCGGCCTAGCTCTGCGGCGAGCGGCCCAAGTTGAGCAGGCATTGCGGCAACGCCAGCGGCTTCGAGATAGGGTCGCCAGGGCTGCAAAAGAGAGGCGAGCTGAGAGACGGTGTGGAGCGGCTTCACACGCACCGTGCGGTACAGAGGAGACGGGGCGAACGTCGGATCGGCATCGTAGATGACCGTCCATTCCGTTCCATTCGTGCTGGCATGTAGTACGATCTCTTTGCCCGCCAGCGCTTGCCACTCGGCGGCGTCGCGAACGCGACGAATGGTCAAGCTGGCATCTGGGGCGATCCGCCCGCGTGGAAGAACCTGTTGCCAGTGGCGCAGCCCTTGCGCCAAGAGTGCCGCGAAGGCTTGAGGAGAGGTCGCGCCGCCCGTCTCCACGTAGACGAGCTGTGGCGAGAGACAGCCTTGCTGATCGAACAGGGCGATGTCATACGCCGCGCGACGAGCGAGATCCGTGACGCCGGTCGCCAGCGCTTCCTTGGTGATGACGCTGAAGCTGATCTTGTGCCCATAACCGATGAACCGACCATGTACGCGCGTCCGAATAGCGGCCAGACTTTCCTCTGTTCCCGAAGCGATCACGACTTCAGCCCGGGAAAACGCGACTTCTTCTAAGGCGGCGTAACCACCCGGCCATGTGACGACGGCAAGACATGCACCCAAGTCCGGATCAATTTCGCTGAGACAGCGCGCGAACAACGTTGGTAGGAGCGAAGCCGACGAAGCGGTTTTCACCAACGTGGCCGATTTCACCAAAAGGGCGAAGACGATGCCGTCGATGCCCGCGCCGGGAATGTTGCCGGCCAGCACTTGCATAACGAACGAGGGACCGTAGGCTTTGCGCCATTTCCCACGGAGTCGTGCTCCTTCGTCGAGAGCGGCGGTAGCGCCAAGTTCGTCGTGCAGCAGGGCTAGCAGGTTGTCACGTCGGTAGTCAGCGAAGATCAGCGGTAGCGTATGACGGATCATCTCCGGCGACAGGCCGGTTTCTGCGGGGAGTCCGGCCACGGCTTCTTGGTGCTCGACTGACGAAGAAGTGAGAAAGCGAGTGGCAACTTTATCGAGGCTAGCAGCAATATCCTCGACCGGGCATGTGGCCAACGAACGCTCACGCGCGGAAAGGAGCTGGTCGATGATGCCGGTCAGATGGGACGCAGAAAGTTGAGGCACAGGCAAAAGATAGAAGAGCCACGGGAAGAGGTAAAGTAAGGGCTAGAAATGCTTTGTTCTCCTGGCACGTTCATGGTATACCGAGGCCGAGTGAGGGGAGGGATGAGAGAGCATGCGCTGTCCAAATTGTAGCTTCGACAATCCGGAACCGATGAAATTCTGCGGTGAATGCGGTGTCGCACTGAAGGCGCGGTGCGCTC encodes the following:
- a CDS encoding alpha/beta hydrolase — translated: MPTVTANNYVMHYEVDDFTDPWKSPETIWIQHGFGRSSQFWYHWVPLLAGKYRVLRRDMRGHGQSADPGADYVWSVEALLNDMKGFLDAQGIDKVHYVGESVGGILGIAFATRWPERFKSLTLCSTPTAIRPHIQRLFAVGHEDWHTALGKLGAAGWAKALLGQGGGLGVANVDQGKIDWILREWGKTRTHVLQGLCRLVPNVDVEPILEQVKVPTLVLAPTRSPLLPLTESVMIRDQIPGAQIVTIDGHGHEIYLDRAQECTAALLSFIRSL
- a CDS encoding Uma2 family endonuclease, which encodes MQSATTAARSHLFTVDEYHKMGESGILTEDDRVELIEGELVDMPPIGSDHAGIVILLTAMLTVPLSGRALLSTQNPVRLGKRSEPQPDIAILRPRKDFYRNSHPQPKDVLLLIEVADTTVRYDREVKIPLYGRASVPEVWLIDIRERRAEVHLQPSRDGYRQVLRPANKERLALSLLPDVSIAIADLWS
- a CDS encoding ribonuclease Z (member of metallo-beta-lactamase family; the purified enzyme from Escherichia coli forms dimeric zinc phosphodiesterase; in Bacillus subtilis this protein is a 3'-tRNA processing endoribonuclease and is essential while in Escherichia coli it is not; associates with two zinc ions), coding for MNPAFSAHLVNGPFGDPGLYIHLQWEGRALLFDLGQNDALPFAELLRVTHVFVSHCHMDHFIGFDRLLRAFLARDKKLVLCGPPGIIDCVDGKLRGYTWNLVDNYGFALEVLEVAPDGIRRVVFPAGNAFRPEPLPDLPFVNGVVLEEPAFLVRTAHLDHKIFSLGFALEEKSHLNVDADLLASMEVQTGPWLAELKRALREHAPDDFVVTARWRGKDGVEQQRDFPLGALRGHVVKETCGQKIAYVVDTLYSPENAARIAGLAHGADVFFCESPFLDEDEDQATKRYHLTTRQAGLLARAAEAKKLVVFHFSPRYAGQNDRIYREAHDAFLGVGATVGGERRSTILPVEQ
- a CDS encoding TIGR03668 family PPOX class F420-dependent oxidoreductase; translation: MAIEIAEPVRRFILSHSVARLATADSNGQPHVIPFCYAFDGARFYFVVDEKPKKQTGKPLKRIRNMLENPQVALVIDDYSDDWTQLAYVLVSGSTQMVQDETEYDTALALLRERYPQYRAMPLFFTRNTMVRIVPTKILAWGKVV
- a CDS encoding enoyl-CoA hydratase/isomerase family protein, yielding MAEPALLYEKRDGIAYLTFNRPERRNAFNPEVICRLADAWQDYAADDALLVAIITGAGDKSFSAGADLGRLTPLMSGSRQPEDEWDRRLLSNSKLGQIATLRGFPLYKPIISAINGFCLAGGCELIQATDIRIAVESATFALTEVKWSLMPFAGSMVRLPRQIGFSKAMEIMLIGDMFDSQEAHRIGLINYVVPPDQLMSKAEELARKIGANGPVAVRKIKETVLRALSVSLEEGFEIENANARLVLATEDAKEGPRAFIEKRKPRYIGR
- a CDS encoding SCP2 sterol-binding domain-containing protein, which codes for MPNEPASTPGPLSPETFFHNNVAPQFSRRIEELRQQIRTLEQQLQDRLQAQVTVRVVVEGDGGGVWHLNTDGGEMTVSADAVFPPLMTVYQSRAYFDWAAATAADAGVFGPGARNSQGELTKSRIERLKMLKGLLQFTFTHLPDGGERSFCIQLGTGERPSAPQTVLTMKAEDGQKMAHGELTPHIAFMSGAMKVTGDLALAMQFGAAMM
- a CDS encoding aspartate aminotransferase family protein, producing MSYLRNNFLRHVAQTSSEPLGIEVESAHGCVIVDKSGREYLDLLSGIGVASVGHAHPEVVQAVKHQADRYLHTMVYGEHIQEPQVQLAEQLARIAPSPLSVTYFTNSGAEAIEGALKTARKYTGRARFVSFLGSFHGDTFGALSVGGNPVYRAPFEPLLPTVTFLPFDDLHALETIDDTVAAVLIEPIQGEGGVRIPSDGFLQRLRARCHEVGALLIFDEVITGFGRTGRLFACEHWQVVPDILVLAKALGGGMPLGAFMSTPEIMHTLTHDPPLAHVTTFGGHPVCCAAGLAALQVLLRDNLPQQAQTKGDAFLARLRESLGTGGLTAVRGRGLLIALEFHAPEATKSFVQRCFAAGVILGWTLHRDTVVRLAPPLIISPAEIDHAVTVIREALQNT